One segment of Odontesthes bonariensis isolate fOdoBon6 chromosome 1, fOdoBon6.hap1, whole genome shotgun sequence DNA contains the following:
- the LOC142381379 gene encoding low choriolytic enzyme-like, with the protein MFPAFLFLLILSVMDVSLSAPTVYEDQSDESMDFSELIPRPKVDIRTPMLEGDIAIPDTLSRNADPCTATGCKWPKTGGYVDVPYYIAPNYTSMERDVIIKGLQSFSQSTCIRLIPWSSNHRDYLYISSQTGCWSYLGRQSGGQHISLQKNGCVHHSTVQHEVLHALGFNHEQVRSDRDEYVRILTENIEEGKAFAFEKKPTNNLKTPYDFDSVMQYHKYAFTKNGKPTILAKCDPNLDFGHAKKMSKNDILRINRLYECN; encoded by the exons ATGTTCCCAgctttcctcttcctcctcatcctctcagTGATGGATGTCTCCCTG AGCGCACCGACTGTCTATGAAGATCAAAGTG ATGAATCTATGGACTTCTCTGAACTCATTCCAAGACCCAAAGTTGACATAC GGACACCCATGCTGGAGGGAGACATTGCTATACCGGATACTTTAAGCAGGAATGCAGACCCATGCACTGCCACAGGCTGCAAGTGGCCTAAAACTGGAGGCTACGTCGACGTACCCTACTACATTGCCCCTAACTACA CTTCGATGGAGCGCGACGTCAtcattaaaggcctacagagcTTCAGCCAGTCCACCTGCATTCGCCTCATCCCTTGGAGTTCGAATCATCGTGATTACCTCTACATTAGCTCTCAAACTgg GTGTTGGTCTTACTTGGGTCGTCAAAGTGGAGGACAGCACATCTCCTTGCAGAAAAATGGCTGTGTGCACCACTCCACGGTGCAGCATGAAGTTCTTCACGCTCTGGGCTTCAACCACGAGCAGGTCCGCTCCGATAGAGACGAATATGTTCGGATCCTCACAGAGAACATTGAGGAAG GAAAAGCATTCGCTTTTGAAAAAAAGCCGACAAACAACCTGAAGACTCCCTATGACTTCGACTCTGTCATGCAATACCACAA GTATGCCTTCACCAAAAATGGGAAGCCAACCATCCTTGCCAAGTGCGACCCTAACCTTGACTTCGGACACGCCAAGAAAATGAGCAAGAATGACATCCTCCGCATCAACAGGCTTTACGAATGCAATTAG
- the LOC142381395 gene encoding high choriolytic enzyme 1-like — MFPAFLFLLILSVMDVSLSAPTVHEDQSDESMDFSEILPRPKETPMLEGDVAIPDASIRNADPCTATGCKWPKTGGYVYVPYFIGTEYNSMERTIITNALQDISQRTCIRFTPRKSSDPNYIHFFSENGCWSYIGKQSGGQMISLQKRGCLHHSTVQHEVFHALGFNHEQVRSDRDSYVWILTQNIEPGQEGNFYIKQTNNLQTPYDFNSIMEYSNDAFSKNGQPTIIAKSNPNLQFGHATKMSSNDILRVNRLYEC, encoded by the exons ATGTTCCCAgctttcctcttcctcctcatcctctcagTGATGGATGTCTCTCTG AGCGCACCGACTGTCCATGAAGATCAAAGTG ATGAATCTATGGACTTCTCTGAAATCCTCCCAAGACCCAAAG AGACACCCATGCTGGAGGGAGACGTTGCTATACCGGATGCTTCAATCAGGAATGCAGACCCATGCACTGCCACAGGCTGCAAGTGGCCTAAAACCGGAGGCTACGTCTATGTACCCTATTTCATCGGCACTGAGTACA ATTCGATGGAGCGCACCATCATCACTAATGCCCTGCAGGACATCAGCCAGCGTACCTGCATTCGCTTTACCCCTCGGAAATCGAGTGATCCTAATTACATCCATTTCTTCTCTGAAAATgg GTGTTGGTCCTACATTGGTAAGCAATCTGGTGGACAGATGATCTCTCTGCAGAAAAGAGGTTGTTTGCACCACTCCACAGTGCAGCATGAGGTGTTTCACGCTTTGGGCTTCAACCACGAGCAGGTCCGCTCTGATAGAGACAGCTATGTATGGATCCTCACCCAGAACATTGAGCCAG GACAAGAGGGAAATTTTTAtataaagcaaacaaacaacttGCAGACTCCCTACGACTTCAACTCGATCATGGAATACAGCAA TGATGCCTTCTCCAAAAATGGGCAGCCAACCATCATTGCCAAGAGCAACCCTAACCTTCAATTCGGACATGCCACGAAAATGAGCAGTAATGACATCCTCCGTGTCAACAGGCTTTACGAATGCTAG